A section of the Leptospira semungkisensis genome encodes:
- the cbiB gene encoding adenosylcobinamide-phosphate synthase CbiB, with protein MNSIWLIPASILLDLGLGDPQGLPHPVRLMGKFSRFLERITRIAIPSYSFIAGLLTAIIVYSASFFLPWLLLKLFSEIHPFLEAILSVFLIYTSIALKDLIDHSKEVYFSLKEGNLQKARERVGRIVGRDTESLSEQEIVRATVESIGENLVDGITAPLFFAAIGGPAWAVLYRAINTLDSLFGYKNSTYIKFGWTSARVDDLANYIPARITAPLLSISSGLIGFSVMSSLRILFKDGRKNPSPNSGLSEAALAGALKVQLGGRNYYHGILSEKPKIGEPREELSAQKILDANKIIVITAILTSIVYLVAIKLFSHLFEYLPSLRVFSS; from the coding sequence ATGAATTCAATTTGGCTGATCCCTGCATCGATACTATTAGACTTGGGACTCGGAGACCCGCAAGGACTCCCCCATCCTGTGAGGCTTATGGGAAAATTTTCTCGTTTTCTGGAAAGAATAACAAGAATTGCAATCCCTTCTTATTCTTTCATAGCCGGACTTCTCACAGCAATTATCGTTTATTCAGCTTCATTCTTCTTGCCATGGCTTTTACTAAAATTGTTCTCGGAGATCCATCCTTTTCTAGAAGCGATACTTTCTGTTTTTCTAATATATACCAGCATCGCCTTAAAAGACTTAATCGACCATAGCAAGGAAGTTTATTTTTCTTTAAAAGAAGGAAATCTGCAAAAAGCAAGAGAAAGAGTCGGAAGGATCGTAGGAAGAGACACGGAATCTCTTTCCGAACAAGAAATCGTGAGAGCAACTGTCGAAAGCATCGGCGAAAACCTCGTGGATGGGATTACCGCTCCACTATTCTTTGCAGCAATAGGAGGTCCAGCCTGGGCTGTCTTATACAGAGCTATCAACACTTTAGATTCTCTTTTCGGATATAAGAATTCAACATACATTAAATTCGGTTGGACCTCTGCAAGAGTCGATGATCTTGCCAACTATATTCCAGCGAGGATCACCGCTCCTCTACTTTCAATCTCTTCCGGTTTGATTGGTTTTTCTGTGATGAGTTCTTTGCGAATCCTTTTTAAGGACGGCCGTAAGAACCCAAGTCCTAATTCGGGCCTTTCAGAAGCAGCTCTTGCAGGGGCATTGAAAGTCCAACTTGGAGGTAGAAACTACTATCATGGGATCTTAAGTGAAAAACCGAAGATCGGCGAGCCGAGGGAAGAATTAAGTGCTCAGAAAATCTTAGATGCAAACAAAATCATAGTGATCACTGCGATACTCACCTCCATCGTTTACTTAGTGGCGATAAAATTATTTTCCCATCTATTCGAATATCTACCATCTCTTAGAGTCTTTTCATCATGA
- a CDS encoding histidine phosphatase family protein, with protein sequence MTQQERQLYIFRHGETDWNIEGRLQGHKESKLNKNGIYQAEILAKRLKDINLEILFSSDLLRAKETSLIISKFLKIDVIYHTGLREIYSGEAQGILESDLIHKFGKETYLKWKEDDNESGSFRFPGGESKKEASDRISQTVKDLVRIYNKTKIGICTHGFVMKQFCEKFSGKTMHERKIENCEIRRLIYLEQEERILNV encoded by the coding sequence ATGACACAACAAGAACGCCAATTATATATATTCAGACATGGAGAAACAGATTGGAATATAGAAGGACGACTCCAAGGACATAAAGAAAGTAAATTAAACAAAAACGGCATATACCAAGCAGAAATATTAGCAAAGAGACTAAAAGATATCAATTTGGAGATCCTCTTCAGCAGTGACCTATTGAGAGCAAAAGAAACGTCTTTGATTATATCAAAATTTTTGAAAATAGATGTAATTTACCATACTGGATTAAGAGAAATATATTCAGGAGAGGCACAAGGAATCCTCGAATCGGATCTAATTCATAAATTTGGCAAAGAAACATATTTGAAATGGAAGGAAGATGACAATGAGTCTGGATCATTCCGATTTCCTGGAGGAGAATCCAAGAAAGAAGCAAGCGATCGAATTTCTCAAACTGTAAAGGATCTAGTCCGAATTTATAATAAAACTAAAATCGGAATTTGCACTCATGGTTTCGTAATGAAACAATTTTGTGAAAAGTTTTCCGGCAAAACAATGCATGAAAGAAAGATCGAAAATTGTGAAATAAGAAGGCTTATCTATCTCGAACAAGAGGAAAGAATTTTAAACGTTTAA